The genome window AGGATCACCACGATTTCGAACTTATCCTGCAGCATATCAGTGGCATTAAGATTATAGAGCGGTGAGTTCTCGTCGATCTTGTGCTCGATGACCATGGGCCAGATGAAGAACAAATCAGAGCCGGAGTCATCAGTACCGATCTCCAGTTCTGTGAAGTACTGTGTCATCACCTCACCCTCCTTGGTGCTCTTTGTCCTGATCAACTGAGCCCTCACTCCAGCTCCAATGATGTGTGACTTTCGCATGTCACCCACACGGAACATCAGCGAAAGGGTGCCATCACGTTGGCAAATTACGGCGTGTTTGGAGAACAACAAAGTCTGTGCCCGCTGTTTGGCCCTTGTCATTTTGGCAAACACTATTCCGGCCATAAATGCTGAAGACATCACGCCGTAGATGGACTGGAAGCACATCATGAAGATGGCCTCTGGACACTCGGGTGAGGTGGTGCGCACACCGTAGCCAATAGTGTGCTGCGTTTCAATGGAGAACAGGAAGCAGGAAGTAAAGCCATCGATGGCCGAAACACAAGGCGCCCAACCAGATTCCTCTAAAAGATGAAATTGTCATATAATCATTGAGTTCTTTATATCTAACAAACCTTGGTTTTCTGGCAAGTGAGGCTCCTCCAAGTCTCCGTGTGTGTAGATAATCAGCCACCAGATGAGCGCAAAGAAGAGCCACGACAGGATGAAGCTGAGTGCGAAGGCCAAGAGAGTCCACCGCCACTGCCAATCCACCATGGTGGTGTACATGTCCTGCAGGAATCGAACTCGGCGTCTTTGCAGGTGCTTCTGCACCACATTGCAGTCACCATTTTTGAAGACCGCTCTTCGGCGAACACGTCTCATGCTGCCAGGCCGGAAATTGCGAGATCTGTGAACAGAAAACCAAAGCATTTATACATAAAGCCTAAAAGTGTGCAATGTATTATCAATCTTTTGgatttcatatatattttaagtaGCTTCAACATTATGGTCCACATTTAAAATTTGAAACTATTTATTCCTTAATTTAATATAGGataaagaaattataaaatatgcCCATCTAAAATAAGTAGATGTCCCTTAACCCTCTTTGCCTGGAGATTCTTATTCATCTTTCCTATTACAAATGGCAATGAATATGATTTCTATGATTTATGCAAGTGTCAGATAAAATTGGATGTCTCGACGTCGTGTTTTTTAATTTGCGTAAATTAAGTGTGCGCTTTTGCACTCGTCTGTTTTTGGACTGCATACACGAGAAGTGCATCTAATTAACACAGTCGCGAATGCCAATGTCGCAAGGCGGACAAATCGGACAGATTCAGATCGCAATTACGATTCACGGCAATCTGACCCATCCACTCTTATAACACTTAATTACAGCTCTCCCACaaattgtttgatttattAC of Drosophila mauritiana strain mau12 chromosome 3R, ASM438214v1, whole genome shotgun sequence contains these proteins:
- the LOC117145299 gene encoding G protein-activated inward rectifier potassium channel 3 isoform X2: MQVPLSDVQVLQDPTDAETLVGGDKDETFAHMKEWKRQYMRGISHTPSQAGVYYEALKGSSHSLAKGSRNFRPGSMRRVRRRAVFKNGDCNVVQKHLQRRRVRFLQDMYTTMVDWQWRWTLLAFALSFILSWLFFALIWWLIIYTHGDLEEPHLPENQEESGWAPCVSAIDGFTSCFLFSIETQHTIGYGVRTTSPECPEAIFMMCFQSIYGVMSSAFMAGIVFAKMTRAKQRAQTLLFSKHAVICQRDGTLSLMFRVGDMRKSHIIGAGVRAQLIRTKSTKEGEVMTQYFTELEIGTDDSGSDLFFIWPMVIEHKIDENSPLYNLNATDMLQDKFEIVVILEGTVESTGQSTQARSSYINTEILWGHRFDPVVLYNKDLQAYEIDYGRFNETTQVDTPLCSARELNEIYKIQEGFRTPASPSTQSRCSCSSGYQTPGRQSRLRWQLSVPL
- the LOC117145299 gene encoding G protein-activated inward rectifier potassium channel 3 isoform X1, yielding MRFNFSTHSAAPTSTAIPTTTQANGGDQTTQPLKKAIEADPDSLDSVISNPQSYPITIVPNRPTSYYGLSQNGKPFPRQPSCRSRNFRPGSMRRVRRRAVFKNGDCNVVQKHLQRRRVRFLQDMYTTMVDWQWRWTLLAFALSFILSWLFFALIWWLIIYTHGDLEEPHLPENQEESGWAPCVSAIDGFTSCFLFSIETQHTIGYGVRTTSPECPEAIFMMCFQSIYGVMSSAFMAGIVFAKMTRAKQRAQTLLFSKHAVICQRDGTLSLMFRVGDMRKSHIIGAGVRAQLIRTKSTKEGEVMTQYFTELEIGTDDSGSDLFFIWPMVIEHKIDENSPLYNLNATDMLQDKFEIVVILEGTVESTGQSTQARSSYINTEILWGHRFDPVVLYNKDLQAYEIDYGRFNETTQVDTPLCSARELNEIYKIQEGFRTPASPSTQSRCSCSSGYQTPGRQSRLRWQLSVPL